One region of Cobetia sp. cqz5-12 genomic DNA includes:
- a CDS encoding carbohydrate ABC transporter permease gives MKHDRWLPYYLIAPSLLFMGAFFLYPFIQIFAEAFTSSDGDVGLANFTRIYQDFNFWPSLKNTLLLTGVVVPVQLVLAIGMALMVTKMNKGRDSILYIWTIPLGISDLAAGIIWLAILEQFGFLNSFLSAVSVIDAPASWLNYQNAFALFLAVVVAEIWRGTAIVLVILVSGMGLIPKEYDEAGQVFGASYWQRLWKITLPMLRPSIQSALILRTLLALEVFAVVMMLGGSDMPVLMSETFDWQFLYQQTGAAAAYAVLIMLISVVITGCYIKFLNVPKEAR, from the coding sequence ATGAAGCACGATCGCTGGCTACCTTATTACCTGATCGCCCCCAGCCTGCTGTTCATGGGTGCCTTCTTTCTCTATCCGTTCATCCAGATCTTCGCCGAGGCCTTCACCAGCAGTGACGGCGACGTGGGCCTGGCCAACTTCACGCGCATCTATCAGGACTTCAACTTCTGGCCCTCACTCAAGAACACCCTGCTGCTCACCGGGGTCGTGGTGCCGGTCCAGCTGGTGCTGGCCATCGGCATGGCGCTGATGGTCACAAAGATGAACAAGGGGCGCGACAGCATCCTCTACATCTGGACCATCCCGCTGGGCATCTCCGATCTGGCCGCCGGCATCATCTGGCTGGCGATCCTCGAGCAGTTCGGCTTCCTCAATAGCTTCCTGAGCGCGGTCAGCGTGATCGATGCGCCGGCGTCCTGGCTCAACTATCAGAATGCCTTCGCGCTGTTCCTGGCCGTGGTGGTCGCCGAGATCTGGCGCGGTACCGCCATCGTGCTGGTGATCCTGGTATCGGGCATGGGGCTGATCCCCAAGGAATATGACGAGGCCGGTCAGGTGTTCGGCGCCAGCTACTGGCAGCGCCTGTGGAAGATCACCCTGCCGATGCTGCGCCCGAGCATCCAGTCGGCGCTGATCCTGCGCACCCTGCTGGCCCTCGAGGTCTTCGCGGTAGTGATGATGCTGGGCGGCAGTGACATGCCGGTACTGATGAGCGAGACCTTCGACTGGCAGTTCCTCTACCAGCAGACAGGTGCCGCTGCGGCCTACGCGGTGTTGATCATGCTGATCTCGGTGGTCATCACCGGCTGCTACATCAAGTTCCTCAACGTGCCGAAGGAGGCCCGCTGA
- a CDS encoding MGH1-like glycoside hydrolase domain-containing protein: MNAKLDALSAHDVLKLNDLGGYTVPTRGLYPFQWNWDAAITALGWLAAGDEARAWREVERLLEGQWDNGMVPHIVFHGDAETYFPGPEVWGVQRSPATSAISQPPVLASVMKLLFEQGRDRRLAEEKLAATLPGVIRYHLWFYRDRDPEHTGRVCSYHPWESGMDNSPQWDGPLAGVPPVDAEYVRRDTGLVDPSERPHKYEYDRYIYLVKFFQQNAHDAEVLYRDCPYRVEDISLISILHRGTRDLIALCEEDAAGLGLVNTHGEALFSLKQSLARTEEGVQALWSDELGCFLSRDARANVLLEHVTTAGILPLFAGVASTAQAQRMGGLLVEWLAQAPFGVASTHPASTRFEPKRYWRGPSWLHINWMLAIGCEEYGMSREADRIKQASQQCIEAAGYYEYFNSVTGEGCGGRDFSWTAAMDLYWLNPLESFTASKAAAGVVEAS, encoded by the coding sequence ATGAATGCCAAGCTCGACGCGCTCAGCGCTCACGACGTTCTCAAGCTCAACGACCTGGGCGGCTACACCGTGCCCACGCGTGGCCTCTACCCTTTCCAATGGAACTGGGACGCCGCCATCACCGCGCTGGGCTGGCTGGCCGCCGGTGACGAGGCGCGTGCATGGCGTGAGGTCGAGCGCCTGCTGGAAGGTCAGTGGGACAACGGCATGGTGCCGCATATCGTCTTCCACGGTGACGCAGAAACCTACTTCCCGGGGCCGGAAGTCTGGGGTGTCCAGCGCAGCCCGGCGACCAGCGCCATCTCCCAGCCGCCGGTGCTGGCCAGCGTCATGAAGCTGCTGTTCGAACAGGGCCGTGATCGCCGGCTTGCCGAGGAGAAGCTGGCCGCCACCCTGCCCGGCGTCATCCGCTACCACCTGTGGTTCTACCGCGACCGTGATCCGGAACACACCGGCCGCGTCTGCAGCTATCACCCGTGGGAATCGGGCATGGACAACAGCCCCCAGTGGGATGGCCCGCTGGCTGGCGTGCCACCGGTCGATGCCGAATACGTGCGTCGCGATACCGGTCTGGTCGATCCCTCCGAGCGCCCGCACAAGTACGAATATGATCGCTACATCTATCTGGTGAAGTTCTTCCAGCAGAACGCGCACGACGCCGAGGTGCTGTATCGCGACTGCCCGTACCGCGTCGAGGACATCAGCCTGATCTCCATCCTGCACCGTGGTACGCGCGACCTGATCGCGCTGTGCGAAGAGGATGCCGCCGGTCTGGGGCTGGTCAACACCCACGGCGAGGCGCTCTTCAGCCTCAAGCAGTCGCTGGCACGCACCGAGGAAGGCGTGCAGGCGCTGTGGAGCGATGAGCTGGGCTGTTTCCTGAGTCGCGATGCGCGTGCCAACGTGCTGCTGGAGCACGTCACCACCGCCGGCATTCTGCCGCTGTTCGCCGGTGTCGCCAGCACCGCCCAGGCGCAGCGCATGGGCGGGCTGCTCGTGGAATGGCTGGCCCAGGCGCCCTTCGGTGTCGCCTCCACCCATCCGGCCAGCACCCGCTTCGAGCCGAAGCGTTACTGGCGCGGACCGAGCTGGCTGCACATCAACTGGATGCTGGCCATCGGCTGCGAGGAATATGGCATGTCCCGCGAGGCCGACCGGATCAAGCAGGCCAGCCAGCAGTGCATCGAAGCCGCCGGCTACTACGAGTACTTCAACTCGGTGACCGGCGAGGGCTGTGGTGGCCGCGACTTCTCATGGACCGCGGCGATGGATCTCTACTGGCTCAACCCGCTGGAGAGCTTCACCGCCAGCAAGGCGGCAGCCGGCGTCGTGGAGGCTTCCTGA
- a CDS encoding sugar porter family MFS transporter, translating into MRHAMPRILQWSITVALAGFLFGFDTAVISGADTSLQSQWGLSDLMHGLVIMSMALWGTVIGAIFGNWPTDHFGRRATLIGIGILYLVSALGSALATDPYVFSFFRLLGGLGVGASSVAAPIYISEIAPRERRGALVGLYQFNVVFGIVIAFVSNYFIGFIDGENWRWMLGVEAVPAALYLLMICKVPRSPRWLILKRNDEAAAAEIIRLINPKADIAEEIAIIRGTESEESAKQHTRLFAWRYRLPILFAFLIAAFNQLSGINFIIYYAPRILAEAQLEASAALLSTAGIGVINLVFTLLGMSLIDKLGRRTLILIGSAGYLLSLCLIAWAFHLEDFSAMGGYGVPVLLGVFIAAHAMSQGTVIWVFISEIFPNKVRAMGQSFGSSVHWIFAALIALLMPTILSHFSGGPVFAFFAFMMLLQLVFVLFFMPETKGVSLEELQGRLIRPSRKEKQQEQAAALAPQSH; encoded by the coding sequence ATGAGACACGCCATGCCACGCATTCTTCAATGGTCGATCACGGTTGCCCTCGCCGGCTTCCTGTTCGGTTTCGATACCGCCGTCATCTCGGGGGCGGATACCTCACTGCAGAGCCAGTGGGGTCTGAGCGACCTCATGCACGGCCTGGTCATCATGTCGATGGCACTGTGGGGCACGGTGATCGGTGCCATCTTCGGCAACTGGCCGACGGATCACTTCGGCCGCCGCGCGACCCTGATCGGGATCGGGATCCTCTATCTGGTCTCGGCGCTGGGTTCGGCGCTGGCGACCGACCCTTATGTGTTCTCATTCTTCCGCCTGCTGGGGGGGCTGGGGGTCGGCGCGTCCTCCGTGGCAGCGCCCATCTACATTTCCGAGATCGCCCCCCGCGAGCGCCGGGGCGCGCTGGTCGGGCTCTACCAGTTCAATGTGGTATTCGGGATCGTGATCGCCTTCGTCTCCAACTACTTCATCGGCTTCATCGATGGTGAGAACTGGCGCTGGATGCTGGGGGTGGAAGCCGTGCCGGCCGCGCTCTATCTGTTGATGATCTGCAAGGTGCCGCGCAGCCCGCGCTGGTTGATCCTCAAGCGCAACGATGAGGCGGCCGCTGCCGAGATCATCCGACTGATCAACCCCAAGGCCGACATCGCCGAGGAAATCGCCATCATCCGTGGCACCGAGAGCGAGGAAAGTGCCAAGCAGCACACCCGTCTGTTCGCGTGGCGCTATCGCCTGCCGATCCTGTTCGCCTTCCTGATCGCGGCCTTCAATCAGCTGTCAGGCATCAACTTCATCATCTACTACGCGCCACGCATTCTGGCCGAGGCGCAGCTGGAAGCGAGCGCCGCCCTGCTCTCGACGGCCGGAATCGGGGTGATCAACCTCGTCTTCACCCTGCTGGGGATGTCACTGATCGACAAGCTGGGCCGCCGCACCCTGATCCTGATCGGCTCGGCCGGCTATCTGCTGTCGCTGTGCCTGATCGCCTGGGCCTTCCATCTCGAGGACTTCTCCGCCATGGGCGGCTATGGCGTGCCGGTGCTGCTGGGCGTGTTCATCGCGGCGCATGCCATGAGCCAGGGCACGGTGATCTGGGTGTTCATCTCCGAGATCTTCCCCAACAAGGTCCGTGCCATGGGGCAGTCCTTCGGCAGCTCCGTACACTGGATCTTCGCGGCGCTGATCGCGTTGCTGATGCCGACCATCCTCAGCCACTTCAGCGGTGGGCCGGTGTTCGCCTTCTTCGCGTTCATGATGCTGCTGCAACTGGTGTTCGTGCTGTTCTTCATGCCCGAGACCAAGGGTGTTTCGCTTGAGGAGCTGCAGGGCCGCCTAATCCGCCCTTCACGCAAGGAGAAGCAGCAGGAACAGGCCGCGGCACTCGCGCCACAGAGCCACTGA
- a CDS encoding ABC transporter ATP-binding protein, with product MSAIQISAVRKQFGKQEILKSIDLEIRDKEFTVLLGPSGCGKSTLLRIIAGLEYESSGSIRIGEREITSLAPRDRRIAMVFQNYAVFPHMTVAENIAFGLRVRKDSEAHIQRKVKETAALMHIEDRLDHYSGQLSGGQRQRVAVARALAMEPEVLLMDEPLSNLDALLRLEMRAELKTILAASDTTTIYVTHDQVEAMSLADRIAVMKGGQIEQYASPSEIYHYPATEFVGSFIGNPPMNFIPPDARWNHPSRPEQSSQQVHKCGIRPEDFEVRFEPTENFAPVRVLVSELLGSHKQLTARFGDEMIRVNVPSDLDVGNGSDIHIRPLAEKVRFYDHSGHLMSA from the coding sequence ATGTCAGCCATCCAGATCAGCGCCGTACGCAAGCAGTTCGGCAAGCAGGAAATCCTCAAGTCCATCGATCTCGAGATCCGTGACAAGGAATTCACCGTGCTGCTCGGCCCGTCCGGCTGCGGCAAGTCCACCCTGCTGCGCATCATCGCGGGGCTGGAATACGAGAGCAGCGGCTCGATCCGCATCGGCGAGCGCGAGATCACCTCGCTGGCACCGCGCGATCGTCGCATCGCGATGGTGTTCCAGAACTACGCCGTCTTCCCGCACATGACGGTGGCCGAGAACATCGCCTTCGGCCTGCGCGTGCGCAAGGACAGTGAGGCGCATATCCAGCGCAAGGTGAAGGAAACCGCCGCACTGATGCATATCGAGGACCGCCTCGATCACTACTCCGGTCAGCTCTCCGGCGGTCAGCGACAGCGGGTCGCGGTCGCGCGCGCCCTGGCGATGGAACCGGAAGTGCTGCTGATGGATGAGCCGCTCTCGAATCTGGATGCCCTGCTGCGCCTGGAGATGCGTGCCGAGCTCAAGACCATCCTCGCCGCCTCCGACACCACCACCATCTACGTGACCCACGACCAGGTCGAGGCCATGAGCCTGGCGGATCGCATCGCGGTCATGAAGGGGGGCCAGATCGAGCAGTACGCGTCGCCGTCCGAGATCTACCACTACCCGGCGACCGAATTCGTCGGCAGCTTCATCGGCAATCCACCGATGAATTTCATCCCGCCAGATGCACGCTGGAATCACCCGAGCCGCCCCGAGCAGTCGAGCCAGCAGGTGCACAAGTGCGGTATCCGCCCCGAGGACTTCGAGGTGCGCTTCGAGCCCACCGAGAACTTCGCCCCGGTGCGCGTGCTGGTCTCGGAATTGCTGGGATCGCACAAGCAGCTGACCGCGCGTTTCGGCGACGAGATGATTCGCGTCAACGTGCCGAGCGATCTCGATGTCGGCAATGGCAGCGATATCCACATCCGCCCGCTGGCCGAGAAGGTGCGCTTCTACGACCACAGCGGCCACCTGATGTCGGCATAA
- a CDS encoding NAD(P)/FAD-dependent oxidoreductase: MNNSASDPASSPSPATRGETTVTVPPNAHKVVILGGGAGGFAVAASLLKRQAGMDIAIVEPSEQHSYQPGWTMVGGGIFTPESTRRPMSSVMPKGVHWYRDSVVGIDADAHEVTLGDGRKLCYERLVVAIGLELDWAAIEGLEETLGKNGVTSNYRYDLAPYTWQLVQSLRSGRALFTQPPMPIKCAGAPQKAMYLSCDHWQREDVLSQLEVSFHNAGGVMFGVPAYVPALEEAVKGYGIDVRFHQRLIAVDGEAQTARFEVGAAEEGGEPQIIEQSFDMLHVVPPQKAPALIAESGLANAGGWLDLEPETLQHITHPDIFGLGDISGTSNAKTAAAVRKQAPVVVENLLATLAGGALSAGYRGYGSCPLTVENGRIVLAEFGYGGELQPTFPKWLNDGTRPTRLAWQLKARGLPFIYWNLMLKGHEWLARPASRDV; encoded by the coding sequence ATGAACAATTCTGCCAGCGATCCAGCCTCATCACCGTCACCGGCCACCAGGGGCGAGACGACCGTCACGGTGCCCCCCAATGCCCACAAGGTGGTGATTCTGGGAGGAGGGGCCGGCGGGTTCGCCGTGGCAGCCAGCCTGCTCAAGCGTCAGGCCGGCATGGATATCGCCATCGTCGAGCCATCGGAGCAGCACAGCTATCAGCCGGGCTGGACGATGGTCGGCGGCGGGATCTTCACCCCGGAGTCCACTCGCCGGCCGATGTCCTCGGTGATGCCCAAGGGCGTGCACTGGTATCGCGACTCCGTGGTAGGCATCGACGCGGACGCGCATGAGGTCACGCTGGGGGATGGGCGCAAGCTTTGCTATGAGCGTCTGGTGGTGGCCATCGGGCTTGAACTGGACTGGGCGGCCATTGAAGGCCTCGAAGAGACCCTGGGCAAGAATGGCGTCACCTCCAATTACCGCTATGATCTCGCGCCTTACACCTGGCAGCTGGTGCAGTCCCTGCGCAGCGGTCGTGCGCTGTTCACCCAGCCACCGATGCCGATCAAGTGTGCCGGCGCCCCCCAGAAGGCGATGTACCTGTCCTGCGATCACTGGCAGCGTGAAGATGTGCTGTCGCAGCTCGAGGTCAGCTTCCACAACGCTGGTGGGGTGATGTTCGGCGTGCCGGCCTATGTGCCTGCGCTGGAAGAGGCCGTGAAGGGCTATGGCATCGATGTCAGGTTCCATCAGCGTCTGATCGCCGTGGATGGGGAAGCGCAGACGGCGCGTTTCGAGGTGGGGGCGGCCGAGGAGGGCGGTGAGCCGCAGATCATCGAGCAGTCCTTCGACATGCTGCATGTCGTCCCGCCGCAGAAAGCCCCTGCATTGATCGCGGAGTCAGGGCTTGCCAATGCCGGTGGCTGGCTGGACCTGGAGCCGGAAACCCTGCAGCACATCACCCATCCCGATATCTTCGGTCTGGGAGATATCAGCGGTACCTCGAACGCCAAGACCGCCGCGGCCGTGCGCAAGCAGGCGCCGGTGGTGGTGGAGAATCTGCTCGCGACCCTGGCCGGCGGTGCGCTCTCAGCGGGCTATCGTGGCTATGGCTCCTGCCCGCTGACGGTGGAGAACGGACGCATCGTGCTGGCGGAATTCGGCTACGGCGGTGAGCTACAGCCGACCTTCCCCAAGTGGCTCAATGACGGCACGCGCCCGACGCGCCTGGCCTGGCAGCTGAAGGCGCGCGGACTGCCGTTCATCTACTGGAACCTGATGCTCAAGGGCCATGAGTGGCTGGCGCGTCCGGCGTCACGCGATGTCTGA
- a CDS encoding carbohydrate ABC transporter permease, producing MKSSSSEAVMPSSLSSRASASSADCSRQVAQTAHKPRRNDMAWKWLFRAGVSILVLWVLVPIALLMLNSVSTPEQITGWPKTLTPALSFETLDFFWHYQGVISALGNSLLAAAFTMVIAIVLGAPAGYALARFVFPGMNAYRMIIILSRAFPMPLLALPLAVIFIQVGIDDSILGLAMVHATLALPFAVLITSSLFMGIPVELEEAAWLMGCNRWQAFRRVVLPLAAPGITASAVFAFVISWNEVFASAILTVENRTLTAFLVQSLSESPAEIKYAGGLILVVPALLFLFAIRKYLFSMWGISNR from the coding sequence ATGAAATCCTCTTCTTCCGAGGCCGTCATGCCGTCATCGCTTTCGTCACGCGCAAGCGCCTCCTCAGCCGATTGCTCACGCCAGGTGGCGCAGACCGCCCACAAGCCACGTCGCAATGACATGGCCTGGAAATGGCTGTTCCGGGCTGGCGTCTCGATCCTGGTGCTGTGGGTGCTGGTGCCCATCGCCCTGCTGATGCTCAACAGCGTCAGCACGCCGGAGCAGATCACCGGCTGGCCCAAGACCCTGACCCCGGCGCTGAGCTTCGAGACCCTCGACTTCTTCTGGCACTACCAGGGCGTGATCAGTGCGCTGGGCAACTCGCTGCTGGCCGCCGCCTTCACCATGGTGATCGCCATCGTGCTCGGCGCACCGGCAGGCTATGCGCTGGCCCGCTTCGTGTTCCCGGGCATGAATGCCTACCGCATGATCATCATCCTGTCGCGGGCCTTCCCGATGCCGCTGCTGGCGCTGCCGCTGGCCGTCATCTTCATCCAGGTCGGCATCGATGACTCCATCCTGGGGCTGGCGATGGTGCACGCCACCCTGGCACTGCCGTTTGCGGTGCTGATCACCTCCAGCCTGTTCATGGGCATTCCGGTGGAACTCGAGGAAGCCGCCTGGCTGATGGGCTGCAACCGCTGGCAGGCCTTCCGCCGCGTGGTGCTGCCGCTGGCCGCCCCGGGCATCACCGCCTCGGCCGTGTTCGCCTTCGTGATCTCGTGGAACGAGGTGTTCGCCTCGGCGATTCTCACCGTCGAGAACCGCACCCTGACCGCCTTCCTGGTGCAGAGCCTTTCCGAGTCACCCGCCGAGATCAAGTATGCCGGTGGTCTGATTCTGGTCGTCCCGGCGCTGCTGTTCCTGTTCGCGATCAGGAAGTACCTGTTCAGCATGTGGGGCATTTCCAACCGCTAG
- a CDS encoding substrate-binding domain-containing protein — protein sequence MPPNITLKHLASQLGLSVTTVSRALGGFEDVSATTRERVQAYASEVGYKPNQSARRLKTGRTSSVGYIMNGAQGDFRDQFNTRLLVALGQALHDAAPEHDLIVTTVPEDRNELDTYKRFIDGGKVDSFVVARTRIQDPRVDFLLDSKVPFVTHGRTGRASEHDWVDINAADGFMRATRHLIGLGHRNILFLNFFSDLYTAVERETGYLQAMHDAGLAPSSRHCPHGYASAYQVAHEALSGANAPTAFVCASDIFAYGVMEAVSACGHTPGEDIAIIGADNLPPQMYRQPSLSTLDISFETVSQALIELVLAPQEGAPRHRCFDYDLLLRDTTA from the coding sequence ATGCCGCCGAACATCACACTCAAGCACCTCGCCAGCCAGCTGGGCCTGTCGGTCACGACGGTCTCGCGGGCATTGGGCGGATTCGAGGATGTCAGCGCCACGACCCGTGAGCGGGTGCAGGCCTACGCCAGTGAAGTGGGCTACAAGCCCAATCAGAGCGCACGCCGCCTGAAGACAGGCCGCACCTCCTCGGTGGGCTACATCATGAACGGCGCCCAGGGCGACTTTCGTGACCAGTTCAACACCCGCCTGCTGGTGGCGCTGGGGCAGGCACTGCATGATGCCGCACCGGAACATGACCTCATCGTCACCACGGTGCCCGAGGACCGCAACGAGCTGGACACCTACAAGCGCTTCATCGATGGCGGCAAGGTCGATTCCTTCGTGGTAGCCCGTACCCGCATTCAGGACCCGCGCGTCGACTTTCTACTCGACAGCAAGGTCCCCTTCGTCACTCACGGTCGTACCGGCCGCGCCAGCGAGCACGACTGGGTCGACATCAATGCCGCCGACGGCTTCATGCGCGCCACCCGCCATCTGATTGGCCTGGGCCATCGCAACATCCTGTTCCTCAACTTCTTCAGCGACCTCTACACCGCCGTCGAACGTGAGACCGGCTATCTGCAGGCGATGCACGACGCCGGCCTCGCGCCCAGCTCGCGCCATTGCCCGCACGGCTATGCCAGCGCCTATCAGGTCGCCCATGAAGCGCTGTCCGGGGCCAACGCCCCCACCGCATTCGTGTGTGCCAGCGACATCTTCGCCTACGGCGTGATGGAAGCGGTCAGCGCCTGCGGCCACACACCCGGCGAGGACATCGCCATCATCGGCGCCGATAACCTGCCGCCGCAGATGTACCGCCAGCCCAGCCTCAGCACCCTGGACATCTCGTTCGAGACCGTCAGTCAGGCGCTGATCGAACTGGTGCTGGCACCGCAGGAGGGCGCGCCACGCCATCGCTGCTTCGATTACGACCTGCTGCTGCGCGATACCACTGCCTGA
- a CDS encoding MBL fold metallo-hydrolase, with translation MVRDPHSRRCAIIDPVLDFDYPAARTTTQSADALLAHIADESLEVEWILETHVHADHLSAAAYLKDKLGCQLAIGARIREVQDIFADIFAAEAGFARDGRQFDRLLEEGDSLAIGGLECRVLHTPGHTPACVSYVIGDAVFVGDTLFMPDYGTARCDFPGGDARTLYRSIHKVLALPDSTRLYLCHDYSAEGREGFCCETTVGEQRLHNIHVHTGVDEAAFVDMRTKRDAGLGMPRLMLPAVQVNMRAGQLPPEDANDQAYLKIPLNRF, from the coding sequence CTGGTGCGCGACCCGCACTCCCGGCGTTGCGCGATCATCGATCCGGTACTGGATTTCGATTACCCCGCAGCCCGCACCACCACGCAGTCGGCGGATGCCCTGCTGGCTCACATCGCGGACGAGTCGCTGGAGGTGGAATGGATTCTCGAGACCCACGTCCATGCCGACCACCTGTCGGCCGCCGCCTACCTGAAAGACAAGCTGGGCTGTCAGTTGGCGATCGGGGCACGCATCCGTGAGGTGCAGGACATCTTTGCGGACATCTTCGCGGCCGAGGCGGGTTTCGCGCGTGACGGACGCCAGTTCGACCGCTTGCTGGAAGAGGGCGACAGCCTGGCGATCGGCGGGCTTGAATGCCGCGTGCTGCATACGCCGGGCCATACGCCTGCCTGCGTGAGCTACGTGATCGGTGACGCCGTCTTCGTTGGCGATACGCTGTTCATGCCCGATTACGGCACCGCGCGCTGTGACTTCCCCGGCGGTGATGCGCGCACCCTGTACCGCTCCATCCACAAGGTACTGGCGCTGCCTGACAGCACCCGCCTGTATCTGTGTCACGACTATTCCGCCGAAGGGCGCGAGGGCTTCTGTTGTGAGACCACGGTCGGGGAGCAGCGCCTGCACAATATCCACGTGCACACCGGCGTCGATGAAGCGGCCTTCGTCGACATGCGCACAAAGCGTGATGCCGGGCTTGGCATGCCGCGCCTGATGCTGCCGGCGGTGCAGGTCAACATGCGGGCCGGCCAACTGCCGCCTGAGGACGCCAATGATCAGGCCTATCTCAAGATTCCGCTCAATCGTTTCTGA
- a CDS encoding extracellular solute-binding protein gives MRKMPTALALLALLGSTSALADITFFSTQARPLEEAQQMREIALAPYAEAINYMPQETGTFLSRLEAEKTSPEGALDLLGGLHGELGSLTPSILAPLDDLQGSLADTGISQQYMTLGKLGGEKQRYIPWMQATYIMAANRKALPYLPEGADLNALSYDELLAWGRNMQEATGSPKLGFPAGRKGLIHRFLEGYLYPSFTHSVVREFRSAGAVAMWQKFRKIWAVTNPRSTAYGFMQEPLLNGEVWVAFDHTARLKDAFNKQPDQYVAFPAPAGPSGRGYMPVVAGLAVPANAPNPDASRKLIRYLMTPEAQIRTLRATNFFPVVEAELPDDLPASIRMSGKAVAAQSSADDAVLSLLPSGLGQQSGLFNKIYRDAFVQIVLRDADIEETLDILAPRLQTLINTSGAGCWLPDTPSDGPCPVK, from the coding sequence ATGCGCAAGATGCCAACCGCCCTCGCTTTGTTGGCGCTGCTGGGCAGTACGTCCGCCCTCGCTGACATCACCTTCTTCAGCACCCAGGCCAGACCGCTGGAAGAGGCCCAGCAGATGCGCGAGATCGCGCTGGCACCCTACGCCGAGGCCATCAATTACATGCCGCAGGAGACGGGCACCTTCCTGTCGCGTCTCGAGGCGGAGAAGACCAGCCCCGAGGGCGCGCTGGACCTGCTCGGCGGGCTGCACGGCGAACTGGGGTCGCTGACGCCCAGCATTCTGGCGCCGCTGGATGACCTGCAAGGCTCGCTTGCGGACACGGGCATCAGCCAGCAGTACATGACGCTGGGCAAGCTGGGCGGCGAGAAGCAGCGCTACATCCCGTGGATGCAGGCGACCTACATCATGGCCGCCAATCGCAAGGCACTGCCCTACCTGCCCGAAGGCGCTGACCTGAATGCGCTGAGCTATGACGAGCTGCTGGCCTGGGGACGCAACATGCAGGAGGCCACCGGCAGCCCCAAGCTGGGCTTCCCGGCCGGTCGCAAGGGGCTGATCCACCGCTTCCTGGAAGGCTATCTCTACCCGTCCTTCACCCACTCGGTGGTACGTGAGTTCCGCAGCGCCGGTGCCGTGGCCATGTGGCAGAAGTTCCGCAAGATCTGGGCGGTGACCAATCCGCGCTCCACCGCCTACGGCTTCATGCAGGAACCGCTGCTCAATGGCGAGGTGTGGGTCGCCTTTGATCACACCGCGCGCCTCAAGGATGCCTTCAACAAGCAGCCGGATCAGTACGTGGCCTTCCCGGCCCCTGCCGGCCCCAGCGGGCGCGGCTACATGCCGGTGGTCGCTGGCCTGGCAGTGCCCGCCAATGCCCCGAACCCTGACGCCTCGCGCAAGCTGATCCGCTATCTGATGACACCCGAGGCACAGATTCGCACCCTGCGCGCCACCAACTTCTTCCCGGTGGTAGAGGCCGAGCTTCCCGATGACCTGCCCGCCAGCATTCGCATGTCCGGCAAGGCGGTCGCGGCCCAGTCCTCCGCCGATGACGCCGTGCTCTCGCTGCTGCCCAGCGGCCTGGGCCAGCAGTCGGGCCTGTTCAACAAGATCTACCGCGATGCCTTCGTGCAGATCGTACTGCGCGACGCCGACATCGAGGAGACGCTGGATATCCTCGCCCCGCGCCTGCAGACGCTGATCAACACATCAGGCGCAGGCTGCTGGCTCCCGGATACGCCCAGCGACGGCCCCTGCCCGGTCAAGTAA